The region CTCCTTCGGCTTCGGCGGGACTAACGGCACGCTGGTCTTCAAGCGCGCCTGACGCAGGCTCACTTGACGGATCCTTTCCGCGCCGGTCCGCGCATCGCGCTGCGCGCGTCGGCCGGACTGGCCGGCGCGCTGGCCGGGTGCGTGGCAAGCGCGGCATGGGCCTGCCGGGTGGTCGCGACGCCCCTCGTCGGGCCGTCCGGCGCGACGCTCCTCGCCTTGCTCGTGGCCGCCTGGCTCGCGCTGCGGGTCGGCGCGGCCTGGCGACGCAGGGTGCCCGCGCAGCTCGGCATCGATGCCGGCGCGGGCACGCTCGCGGCGTTCGACCGCGCGGGCCGGCTGCTGGCGGAAGGGCGCGTGGTCGACGGCGTGCAGTGGAGCGATCTGCTGCTCGCGCTGACCGTACGCGGCCGGACGAAGCGTGCGGCCACGCTGTTCGTGGCCGCGGATTCGGTCGACGTATCCACGTTTCGCGTACTCTCCGTGCTGGGCCGTCGCGCGCGTCGCGGCGAACCGGCACGGGCGTGACGCGCGCGGCGCGAGGGCGGGGCGCTACAATGGCGTTCCGCGTTGCATCCCTAGTTAACGGATTTGTCAGGTGAGTGAAAAAGAAATCGACCAGGCGCTGGTCGAACGCGTACAGAAAGGCGACAAGGCGGCGTTCGAACTCCTGGTCACCAAATACCACCGCAAGATCATCCGACTGATTTCGCGCCTCGTGCGGGATCCCGCGGAGGTCGAGGACGTGGCCCAGGACGCCTTCATCAAGGCGTATCGGGCGTTGCCGCAGTTTCGCGGCGAATCGGCGTTCTACACGTGGTTGTACCGGATTGCCGTGAATACGGCGAAGAACTACCTTGCGACCCAGGGTCGCCGGGCGCCCACCTCGACTGAAGCGGATGCCGAAGAAGCGGAAACTTTCTCCGACGCCGACCAACTAAGGGATATCAACACGCCCGAGTCGATGTTGATGAGCAAGCAGATCGCCGAGACGGTCAACGCCGCCATGGCCCTGCTGCCGGAAGAATTGCGCACGGCGATCACGCTGCGCGAGATCGAAGGCTTGAGCTACGAGGAAATCGCGGAAATGATGGGATGCCCGATCGGCACGGTCCGGTCGCGGATCTTCCGCGCCCGCGAGGCGATCGCCACGCGGTTGCGGCCATTGCTCGATACGCCGGAAGGCAAGCGCTGGTAAGCGCATGGCGGGCCGGGACGGCCCGGGGTCTAGAGGTATCACAGAAAGTCGTGGATCACGACGGGATAGGTAAGATGGGGAGCATCATGGGGTCGGTTTCTACACAGTCGCAAGCATGCTCGCAAGGCGAGCGCCTGTCCGCACTGGTCGACGGCGAGCCGCTCGACGGGCTTCAGCTGGGGCAGCTCCTGGCCGGGCTTGGCGAGACCGAGCGCGTGACCTGGGCGCAATACCACGCGATCGGCGATGCGCTGCGCTCGGATGAGCTTGCGCTGTCGCCGGCCGTCAGCGAAACCTTCATGACGCGCTTCTCCGCGAGCTTCGCGGCGGAGCCGCACCTGCTCGCGCCGGCCGCGATCAGCCCGGTGGCGCGCACGCTGCTGTCGTGGCGCCGCCGCGTCGTGCCGGCGTTCGCGGTGGCGGCGGCTGCCGCCACGCTGACCTGGATCGTCGTGCCGCAGCTGCAGGGCACGGGTGGCGGTCAGGCGCAGATCGCGTCGGCGGGCGCGCCGCAGGGCGGCGTGCAGCGCGTCGCGGCCGTTCAGGCAGGCGCGCAGCCGGCGTTGCAGGATGCCAACATCATCCGTGACGCGAGCCTCGACCAATATCTCGAAGCGCACCAGCAGTTCGCGCAGCAACCGGTCGTGACGGGCTCGATGCCGCTCATTCGCGCCGCCGTGACCACGCAAGGCCAATAAACCCGATGCGGACATTGCAGGTGAAGCACGCCATTCCCGGCTGGAAGCGGCTGCCGGCGCTGTTGCTTTGCGCGGCCGCGCTGTTGTCCGTTCAATCCCACGCCGTCGCGCAGCAGCCCGACGATCTCGTCGCCACGCGGCGCGCCGCGGCGGACTGGCTCGACCGGATCCAGCAGGCCGCGCAGCAGCAAAGCTACGAAGGCACCTTCGTCTACCAGCGCGGCACCTATGTGCAGTCGTCACGCATCGTCCATGTGGCGGTGAAGGGCGACGGCGAGTACGAGCAGATCGAGACGCTCGATGGCAAGCCGCGCAAGCTGCTGCGCCATAACGACGATCTCTACACGTTCGTGCCCGAGCGGCGCCTGTGCGTCGTCGAACGGCGCCAGAACAAGGATTCCTTCCCGGCGCTGCTCGGCGCGAGCGGCGAGCAGGTGCTGGCCGTCTACGAGCCGAAGCTGCTCGGCCAGGACCGGGTCGCGGGGCTCGACGCGCAGGTCGTCGAACTGATGCCGAAGGACGCCTACCGCTTCGCCTACAAGCTCTGGACCGACGCGCGCACCGGGCTGCTGCTGCGTTCGCAGACGCTCGACGCGGACGAGCGCGTGCTCGAGCAGATCGCGTTCTCGCAGGTGCAGATCGGCGCGGGCAATGCCGCGCAGAAGGGCGCGATCGCGGCAGGCATGCGCAACCTGACCGGCTGGACCGTGGTGCGGCCGCCTGTCGCTCCCGTCGACATCGAGGCGCAGGGCTGGCTGATCGCGCCGACCGTCGCCGGCTTCCGCAAGATTCGCGAAGTGCGCCGTCCGATGGCGTCGCGCGATGCCGGCGATCCGCCGATCCCGGTCGACCAGGCGGTCTATACCGACGGCCTCGCCACCATCTCCGTATTCATCGAACCGGCCGAGAAGAATGTCCGCAAGGAAGGCGCGGGCAGCACCGGCGCGACCCACGTGCTCGTCAAGCGCCGCGGCGACTACTGGATCACCGCGCTGGGCGAGGTGCCGCCGGCGACCTTGCAGCAGTTTACGTCTGCCATAGAATACAAGGCTTCCAAGTAACCTTCCTCCGGTCCGACATGAAGAAACTTTCGCTGCGCAACTGGCTGGCCGCCGCGGTGGTGGCTGCCTGGGTTCCGTTCGTCCCCCACGCATCGGCGGCGCCCGCGGCGAGCGCCGCCGGCGCGAGCACGCCCGTGGCGCCGGCGCGCGCAGGGCTGCCCGATTTCGCCGATCTCGTCGAGAAGGTCGGGCCGGCAGTCGTCAACATCCGCACCACGGCGAACGTGCCGACCGACACGCGCGGCATGATGCCGCCGGGGATGGACAACGGCGACATGTCGGAATTCTTCCGTCGCTTCTTCGGCATCCCGTTGCCGCAGGCGCCGGGCAATCCGAAGGGCGCGCAGCCGAACCCGCCCGATGCGCCGGACGCCGAGCAGAACCGCGGCGTCGGCTCCGGCTTCATCCTGTCGTCGGACGGCTACGTGATGACCAATGCGCACGTGGTCGACGATGCGGACACGATCTACGTGACGCTGACCGACAAGCGCGAGTTCAAGGCGAAGCTGATCGGCGTTGACGAGCGCACCGACGTGGCGGTCGTGAAGATCAACGCGACCAGCCTGCCGAGCGTTGCGATCGGCGATTCCAACCGGGTCCGCGTCGGCGAATGGGTGGTCGCGATCGGTTCGCCGTTCGGGCTCGACAACACCGTCACGGCCGGCATCGTCAGCGCGAAGGGCCGCAATACCGGCGACTACCTGCCGTTCATCCAGACCGATGTCGCGGTCAACCCGGGCAACTCGGGCGGTCCGCTGATCAACATGTCGGGCGAGGTGATCGGCATCAACTCGCAGATCTACAGCCGCACCGGCGGGTTCATGGGCATCTCGTTCGCGATTCCGATCGACGAGGCGATGCGGGTGGCCGACCAGCTGAAGGCCTCGGGCAAGGTGGTGCGCGGCCGCATCGCGGTGGCGATCGGCGAGGTCACGAAGGACGTCGCCGACTCGATCGGCCTGCCGAAGGCGGAAGGCGCGCTGGTCAGCAGCGTCGAGCCGGGCGGCCCGGCCGACAAGGCGGGCATCCAGCCGGGCGACATCATCCTGAAGTTCAACAATCGCCCGGTCGATACGGCCACCGACCTGCCGCGCATGGTCGGCGACACGAAGCCCGGCACGCGCGCGACGGTCACGATCTGGCGCAAGGGCCAGGCGCGCGACCTGCCGATCACGATCACCGAGGTGCCCGTCGACAAGAACGCCAAGGCGGACGCGGGCCAGAGCCAGCCGAAACCGCGCCAGAGCAACTCGCTCGGGCTGACGGTGAACGATGTGCCGGCCGACCAGCTGAAGGCGCTCAAGCTGCGCGGCGGCGTGCAGATCGTCAATGTCGACGGTCCGGCCGCGCGCGCGGGCCTGCGGCGCGGCGACATCGTGCTGCGGGTCGGCGACACCGACATCACGAGCGCGAAGCAGTTCGTCGACCTGACCGCGCAGCTCGATCCGCAGAAGGTGGTGGCGGTGCTGGTGCGGCGCGGCGACAACACGCAGTTCATCCCGATCCGTCCGCGCCAGAAGTAGGCGAATCGTGATCTTCACGCTGTACGGCCGCGGCTGGTGCCATTTGTGCGACGACATGCGCGACGCGCTGGCGCCCGTCGCGGCCGAGTTCGGCGCGCGCGTCGAGGTGGTCGACATCGATGCGGACCCCGCGCTGGTCGCGCGCTACGACGAGGACGTGCCGGTGCTGCTGCTCGACGGCGTCGAAGTCTGCCGGCATCGTTTCGACGCGGCGCGGGTGACGGAAGCGCTGCAGCGGGCCGTGCGGCGCGGTTAGCCGCGGGTTCCACGCAAAGGCCGCCCCTGGCAGGGCTTTTCGGCTAAAATAGGCTGTTTTTTCACCGACTTACACAAGGCGTGCTCTGCGATCGTCGAGCGCGCCTTTTTCGCTTGATCGGACGGAATGGATCATATTCGCAACTTTTCGATCATCGCGCACATCGACCATGGCAAGTCGACGCTCGCGGATCGCATCATTCAGGTATGCGGCGGCTTGTCCGACCGCGAAATGGAATCGCAGGTGCTCGACTCGATGGATCTCGAGCGCGAGCGCGGCATCACGATCAAGGCGCAGACCGCCGCGCTGTCGTATCGGGCGCGCGACGGCAAGGTTTACAACCTGAACCTGATCGACACCCCGGGGCACGTCGATTTCTCGTACGAGGTGAGCCGTTCGCTGTCCGCGTGCGAAGGCGCGCTGCTCGTGGTGGACGCGAGCCAGGGCGTCGAGGCGCAGACGGTCGCGAATTGCTACACGGCGATCGAGCTCGGCGTCGAGGTCGTGCCGGTGCTCAACAAGATCGACCTGCCCGCCGCGAACCCGGAGAACGCGATCGCGGAGATCGAGGACGTGATCGGCATCGACGCGACCGACGCGACCCATTGCAGCGCGAAGACGGGGCTCGGCGTCGAGGACGTGCTCGAGTCGCTGATCGCCAAGGTGCCGCCGCCGAAGGGCGATCCCGCCGCGCCGCTGCAGGCGCTCATCATCGATTCCTGGTTCGACAACTACGTCGGCGTCGTGATGCTGGTGCGGATCGTCAACGGCACGCTGCGTCCGAAGGAAAAGATCAAGCTGATGGCGACGGACGCGCAGTTCCCGGTCGAGCACGTCGGCGTGTTCACGCCGAAGTCGCGCAATCTCGAATCGCTGTCGGCCGGGCAGGTGGGCTTCATCATCGCCGGCATCAAGGAACTGACGGCCGCCAAGGTCGGCGATACGGTCACGCATGCGACCAAGTCGGCGCTCGCGCCGCTGCCGGGCTTCAAGGAAGTGAAGCCGCAGGTGTTCGCGGGCCTCTATCCGGTCGAGGCGAACCAGTACGACGCGCTGCGCGAGTCGCTCGAGAAGCTCAAGCTGAACGATGCGTCGCTGCAGTACGAGCCGGAAGTGTCGCAGGCGCTCGGCTTCGGCTTCCGCTGCGGCTTCCTCGGCCTGCTGCACATGGAGATCGTGCAGGAACGGCTCGAGCGCGAGTTCGACATGGACCTGATCACGACCGCGCCGACCGTCGTCTACGAGGTCGTGAAGAGCGACGGCGCGACGATCACGGTCGAGAATCCGGCGAAGATGCCGGAGCCGAGCCGGATCGGCGAGATCCGCGAGCCGATCGTGACCGTGAACCTGTACATGCCGCAGGAATACGTGGGTTCGGTGATCACGCTGTGCGAGCAGAAGCGCGGCATGCAGATCAACATGCAGTACCACGGCCGCCAGGTGCAGCTCACCTACGAGATCCCGATGGCCGAGATCGTGCTCGACTTCTTCGACCGGCTGAAGTCGGTGTCGCGCGGCTACGCGTCGATGGACTACGAGTTCAAGGAATACCGCGCGTCGGACGTCGTGAAGGTCGACATGCTGATCAACGGCGACAAGGTCGACGCACTGTCGATCATCGTGCACCGTTCGCAGTCGCAGTATCGCGGCCGCGAAGTCGCGGCGAAGATGCGCGAGATCATCCCGCGCCAGATGTACGACGTGGCGATCCAGGCCGCGATCGGCGTGCACATCATCGCGCGCGAGAACATCAAGGCGCTGCGCAAGAACGTGCTGGCGAAGTGCTACGGCGGCGACATCTCGCGCAAGAAGAAACTGCTGGAGAAGCAGAAGGAAGGTAAGAAGCGGATGAAGCAGGTGGGTTCGGTCGAGATCCCGCAGGAGGCATTCCTGGCGATCTTGCGCGTCGAAGACAAATAACAGGACTGATCCTTTATGAATTTTGCGCTGATCCTTTTTGTGCTCGTCGTTTTGACGGGCATCGCGTGGGTGCTGGACAAGCTGGTGTTCCTGCCGCAGCGGCGTCGGGCGGCGGATGCGGCGGTCGAGGAGTTCGATCGCCAGCAGGCGCGCGTCGGCGAGCGCTTCGCCGACGAGAACGCGCCGCAGACGCGTGCGCGGCTGCGCGACGACAAGCTGCGCC is a window of Burkholderia sp. FERM BP-3421 DNA encoding:
- the rpoE gene encoding RNA polymerase sigma factor RpoE, whose protein sequence is MSEKEIDQALVERVQKGDKAAFELLVTKYHRKIIRLISRLVRDPAEVEDVAQDAFIKAYRALPQFRGESAFYTWLYRIAVNTAKNYLATQGRRAPTSTEADAEEAETFSDADQLRDINTPESMLMSKQIAETVNAAMALLPEELRTAITLREIEGLSYEEIAEMMGCPIGTVRSRIFRAREAIATRLRPLLDTPEGKRW
- a CDS encoding sigma-E factor negative regulatory protein, translating into MGSVSTQSQACSQGERLSALVDGEPLDGLQLGQLLAGLGETERVTWAQYHAIGDALRSDELALSPAVSETFMTRFSASFAAEPHLLAPAAISPVARTLLSWRRRVVPAFAVAAAAATLTWIVVPQLQGTGGGQAQIASAGAPQGGVQRVAAVQAGAQPALQDANIIRDASLDQYLEAHQQFAQQPVVTGSMPLIRAAVTTQGQ
- a CDS encoding MucB/RseB C-terminal domain-containing protein; translation: MRTLQVKHAIPGWKRLPALLLCAAALLSVQSHAVAQQPDDLVATRRAAADWLDRIQQAAQQQSYEGTFVYQRGTYVQSSRIVHVAVKGDGEYEQIETLDGKPRKLLRHNDDLYTFVPERRLCVVERRQNKDSFPALLGASGEQVLAVYEPKLLGQDRVAGLDAQVVELMPKDAYRFAYKLWTDARTGLLLRSQTLDADERVLEQIAFSQVQIGAGNAAQKGAIAAGMRNLTGWTVVRPPVAPVDIEAQGWLIAPTVAGFRKIREVRRPMASRDAGDPPIPVDQAVYTDGLATISVFIEPAEKNVRKEGAGSTGATHVLVKRRGDYWITALGEVPPATLQQFTSAIEYKASK
- a CDS encoding DegQ family serine endoprotease, which translates into the protein MKKLSLRNWLAAAVVAAWVPFVPHASAAPAASAAGASTPVAPARAGLPDFADLVEKVGPAVVNIRTTANVPTDTRGMMPPGMDNGDMSEFFRRFFGIPLPQAPGNPKGAQPNPPDAPDAEQNRGVGSGFILSSDGYVMTNAHVVDDADTIYVTLTDKREFKAKLIGVDERTDVAVVKINATSLPSVAIGDSNRVRVGEWVVAIGSPFGLDNTVTAGIVSAKGRNTGDYLPFIQTDVAVNPGNSGGPLINMSGEVIGINSQIYSRTGGFMGISFAIPIDEAMRVADQLKASGKVVRGRIAVAIGEVTKDVADSIGLPKAEGALVSSVEPGGPADKAGIQPGDIILKFNNRPVDTATDLPRMVGDTKPGTRATVTIWRKGQARDLPITITEVPVDKNAKADAGQSQPKPRQSNSLGLTVNDVPADQLKALKLRGGVQIVNVDGPAARAGLRRGDIVLRVGDTDITSAKQFVDLTAQLDPQKVVAVLVRRGDNTQFIPIRPRQK
- a CDS encoding glutaredoxin family protein; protein product: MRDALAPVAAEFGARVEVVDIDADPALVARYDEDVPVLLLDGVEVCRHRFDAARVTEALQRAVRRG
- the lepA gene encoding translation elongation factor 4; protein product: MDHIRNFSIIAHIDHGKSTLADRIIQVCGGLSDREMESQVLDSMDLERERGITIKAQTAALSYRARDGKVYNLNLIDTPGHVDFSYEVSRSLSACEGALLVVDASQGVEAQTVANCYTAIELGVEVVPVLNKIDLPAANPENAIAEIEDVIGIDATDATHCSAKTGLGVEDVLESLIAKVPPPKGDPAAPLQALIIDSWFDNYVGVVMLVRIVNGTLRPKEKIKLMATDAQFPVEHVGVFTPKSRNLESLSAGQVGFIIAGIKELTAAKVGDTVTHATKSALAPLPGFKEVKPQVFAGLYPVEANQYDALRESLEKLKLNDASLQYEPEVSQALGFGFRCGFLGLLHMEIVQERLEREFDMDLITTAPTVVYEVVKSDGATITVENPAKMPEPSRIGEIREPIVTVNLYMPQEYVGSVITLCEQKRGMQINMQYHGRQVQLTYEIPMAEIVLDFFDRLKSVSRGYASMDYEFKEYRASDVVKVDMLINGDKVDALSIIVHRSQSQYRGREVAAKMREIIPRQMYDVAIQAAIGVHIIARENIKALRKNVLAKCYGGDISRKKKLLEKQKEGKKRMKQVGSVEIPQEAFLAILRVEDK